From Ananas comosus cultivar F153 linkage group 8, ASM154086v1, whole genome shotgun sequence, one genomic window encodes:
- the LOC109713643 gene encoding uncharacterized protein LOC109713643, whose protein sequence is MKRSSCFLILLLLAAASVNASSPAAFEGSSFSTTLGRDLRGLLAKAKGGIWSNGGENGVKKMELVKVGEKEGIDHKPMQTASATRCITAEYCAKKKVVCIKKCSHNKPRDLGKRFPKKCVLKCTKCVPTC, encoded by the coding sequence ATGAAGAGATCATCCTGCTTCCTAATCTTGCTTCTACTTGCAGCTGCTTCTGTCAATGCCAGCTCACCAGCAGCTTTTGAGGGAAGCAGCTTCTCCACAACCTTGGGTAGGGATCTGAGAGGGCTCCTTGCAAAAGCCAAGGGAGGGATCTGGTCAAATGGCGGCGAAAATGGCGTGAAAAAGATGGAATTAGTGAAAGTTGGAGAGAAAGAGGGGATTGATCACAAGCCAATGCAAACTGCTTCTGCTACCAGGTGCATTACTGCAGAGTACTGCGCGAAGAAGAAGGTGGTTTGTATAAAAAAGTGCAGCCACAATAAGCCGCGCGACTTGGGGAAGCGCTTCCCCAAGAAGTGCGTTTTAAAGTGCACGAAGTGCGTCCCGACTTGTTAG
- the LOC109713567 gene encoding uncharacterized protein LOC109713567 isoform X1, giving the protein MGNKYEGRSNLQSFLDCITPAVETHFLPKQPCFRTSKVRWRTAESDTIGCFSLAELWEQYYEWSAYGAGTAVRLPNGEKVVQYYVPYLSGIQLYTEKAFTASRSFNGDSGADYWSDDDDNAEKERLSRSWSAVSEDSGFSYEGSWVNRKRPGHLYFEFFEICSPYGRIPFVDKIYELAQNFPGLTVLTSAELSPASWMSVAWYPIYHIPTVHTVRDLSACFLTYHSISSLFQENTAESVGKGLCRANGEETGTRPDEKGARFSLPPFGLATYKTQGSLWNNPETGDNKRMVSLFSAADSWLKQLGVQHHDFNYFITHPI; this is encoded by the exons ATGGGGAATAAGTATGAAGGGAGATCAAATTTGCAATCGTTTTTGGATTGCATCACTCCTGCTGTGGAAACCCATTTCCTCCCCAAG CAGCCATGCTTTCGCACATCGAAAGTTCGTTGGCGAACCGCAGAATCAGATACTATTGGGTGCTTCAGCCTTGCGGAGCTCTGGGAACAGTACTATGAGTGGAGTGCCTACGGCGCCGGCACCGCCGTGCGCCTCCCTAACGGAGAAAAAGTAGTCCAATACTACGTGCCGTACCTATCCGGCATCCAATTGTACACCGAGAAAGCGTTTACTGCGTCGAG GAGTTTTAATGGAGATAGCGGTGCCGATTATTGGAGCGATGATGACGACAACGCCGAGAAAGAGAGGCTGTCGAGGTCGTGGAGTGCGGTTTCTGAGGACTCGGGCTTTAGCTACGAGGGTTCATGGGTGAATCGGAAACGGCCCGGGCACCTGTACTTTGAGTTCTTTGAGATTTGCTCTCCTTATGGGAGGATTCCGTTTGTCGACAAG ATATATGAATTAGCTCAGAACTTTCCTGGACTGACGGTTCTTACGAGCGCCGAGCTTTCGCCCGCTAGTTGGATGTCGGTTGCGTG GTACCCGATTTATCATATTCCGACCGTGCACACTGTGAGGGACTTGTCCGCGTGCTTTTTGACTTATCATAGCATTTCCTCATTGTTTCAAG AGAATACAGCTGAGAGCGTCGGGAAAGGTTTATGCCGCGCCAACGGGGAAGAAACCGGAACTAGACCAGATGAGAAGGGTGCCAGGTTTTCGCTCCCTCCGTTCGGGCTCGCGACTTATAAGACGCAGGGGAGCCTCTGGAACAATCCGGAAACCGGAGATAACAAGAGGATGGTCTCCCTCTTTAGCGCCGCAGATTCCTGGCTAAAGCAACTGGGAGTCCAACACCATGACTTCAACTATTTCATTACTCACCCCATCTGA
- the LOC109713567 gene encoding uncharacterized protein LOC109713567 isoform X2, protein MGNKYEGRSNLQSFLDCITPAVETHFLPKPCFRTSKVRWRTAESDTIGCFSLAELWEQYYEWSAYGAGTAVRLPNGEKVVQYYVPYLSGIQLYTEKAFTASRSFNGDSGADYWSDDDDNAEKERLSRSWSAVSEDSGFSYEGSWVNRKRPGHLYFEFFEICSPYGRIPFVDKIYELAQNFPGLTVLTSAELSPASWMSVAWYPIYHIPTVHTVRDLSACFLTYHSISSLFQENTAESVGKGLCRANGEETGTRPDEKGARFSLPPFGLATYKTQGSLWNNPETGDNKRMVSLFSAADSWLKQLGVQHHDFNYFITHPI, encoded by the exons ATGGGGAATAAGTATGAAGGGAGATCAAATTTGCAATCGTTTTTGGATTGCATCACTCCTGCTGTGGAAACCCATTTCCTCCCCAAG CCATGCTTTCGCACATCGAAAGTTCGTTGGCGAACCGCAGAATCAGATACTATTGGGTGCTTCAGCCTTGCGGAGCTCTGGGAACAGTACTATGAGTGGAGTGCCTACGGCGCCGGCACCGCCGTGCGCCTCCCTAACGGAGAAAAAGTAGTCCAATACTACGTGCCGTACCTATCCGGCATCCAATTGTACACCGAGAAAGCGTTTACTGCGTCGAG GAGTTTTAATGGAGATAGCGGTGCCGATTATTGGAGCGATGATGACGACAACGCCGAGAAAGAGAGGCTGTCGAGGTCGTGGAGTGCGGTTTCTGAGGACTCGGGCTTTAGCTACGAGGGTTCATGGGTGAATCGGAAACGGCCCGGGCACCTGTACTTTGAGTTCTTTGAGATTTGCTCTCCTTATGGGAGGATTCCGTTTGTCGACAAG ATATATGAATTAGCTCAGAACTTTCCTGGACTGACGGTTCTTACGAGCGCCGAGCTTTCGCCCGCTAGTTGGATGTCGGTTGCGTG GTACCCGATTTATCATATTCCGACCGTGCACACTGTGAGGGACTTGTCCGCGTGCTTTTTGACTTATCATAGCATTTCCTCATTGTTTCAAG AGAATACAGCTGAGAGCGTCGGGAAAGGTTTATGCCGCGCCAACGGGGAAGAAACCGGAACTAGACCAGATGAGAAGGGTGCCAGGTTTTCGCTCCCTCCGTTCGGGCTCGCGACTTATAAGACGCAGGGGAGCCTCTGGAACAATCCGGAAACCGGAGATAACAAGAGGATGGTCTCCCTCTTTAGCGCCGCAGATTCCTGGCTAAAGCAACTGGGAGTCCAACACCATGACTTCAACTATTTCATTACTCACCCCATCTGA